In Candidatus Hydrogenedentota bacterium, the following are encoded in one genomic region:
- a CDS encoding DUF1573 domain-containing protein encodes MRKTGSFREIPLLALLGVAMLGPGCGSGGYQSDEDFVNSIRQSSVTGEVDGTMPPVDQNMEDAVAKIRVETNELDVGVVPNDRLYRTQFKIYNDGKMPLKITRIDTTCACTQGLIPPEGGVVPPGGEGHIDIVIDPFRIPGFFSRKVLTITSTDPRNMMTEVGVTARVEPEYELDMDEINLGEIQKGATETRTIRFRQLQDNPITLSQLEPLTQGAANPKIPGIAGEIAPVPETDWQSPDKAEYDLVFTVGPDLPAGPFKRYVLLHTNVPRFQRHHFIFEGSVKAPYRVMPVYPERAMFKPEGPGGALRAQVTFFGEAAITLDNIRTDNPHVHAEPKPGSLSTEAILDITLKDLKPGEGIDDTIRVRVTLGDRAYEEIVGVRFGNPDDTSHGHAH; translated from the coding sequence ATGCGTAAGACAGGAAGTTTCCGGGAAATCCCTCTGTTGGCCCTCCTGGGCGTCGCGATGCTGGGGCCGGGTTGCGGAAGTGGCGGCTACCAGTCCGACGAGGATTTTGTAAACTCGATTCGCCAGTCCAGCGTAACGGGCGAGGTGGATGGCACCATGCCGCCCGTCGATCAGAACATGGAAGACGCCGTTGCCAAGATTCGCGTTGAAACCAACGAACTCGATGTCGGCGTGGTTCCCAACGACCGCCTCTACCGTACCCAGTTCAAGATCTACAATGACGGCAAGATGCCGCTCAAGATCACGCGCATAGACACGACGTGCGCGTGTACGCAGGGCCTCATCCCTCCCGAGGGAGGCGTCGTCCCGCCGGGCGGCGAAGGCCACATCGACATCGTGATTGACCCCTTCCGGATTCCCGGATTCTTCTCCCGAAAAGTGCTTACAATCACGTCCACCGATCCGCGCAACATGATGACCGAAGTGGGCGTAACGGCCCGTGTCGAGCCAGAGTACGAACTCGATATGGATGAAATCAACCTGGGCGAGATTCAGAAGGGCGCCACGGAAACCAGGACGATTCGCTTCCGCCAGTTGCAGGACAATCCGATCACCCTCAGCCAGCTGGAGCCCCTCACCCAGGGCGCCGCAAATCCAAAAATACCGGGAATTGCTGGCGAAATTGCGCCCGTTCCGGAAACGGACTGGCAATCTCCGGACAAGGCCGAATATGACCTTGTGTTCACCGTCGGACCCGATTTGCCAGCGGGGCCCTTCAAGCGGTATGTGCTCCTGCATACGAACGTGCCGCGATTCCAGCGTCACCATTTCATCTTCGAGGGCAGCGTAAAGGCCCCCTACCGCGTGATGCCCGTCTATCCCGAACGGGCAATGTTTAAGCCGGAGGGCCCCGGCGGAGCCTTGCGCGCTCAGGTCACCTTCTTCGGGGAAGCCGCCATTACCCTGGACAATATCCGAACCGACAATCCGCACGTACATGCCGAACCCAAGCCGGGTTCGCTGTCGACCGAGGCCATTCTCGACATTACGCTAAAGGACCTGAAGCCGGGCGAAGGGATCGATGACACGATCCGCGTCCGGGTAACACTGGGCGACCGCGCGTATGAAGAAATTGTCGGCGTGCGCTTCGGAAACCCCGACGACACCAGCCACGGTCACGCCCACTAA